The genome window GATAAAGGAAGTATTAAACAGCTGTGGGCTAAAACCAAAGGATATAGACGTCTATGCAGCTTCTAAGGGGCCAGGTTCTTTTACTGGATTAAGAATAGGAATAGCTACTATAAAGGGATTAGCACATGTAGCAGATAAGCCTGTTGTCGGCGTATCAACTTTAGAAGCATTGGCTTATAATATGCCTTTGGCAGATGGGATAGTAGTACCTATAATGGATGCAAGAAGAAATAGAGTATACACTGGTATGTATAAATGGGTAGATGGCAGATTTGAAACGGTAAATGAAGAAATGGCTATAGAAGTTACTGAATTAATTGATATGTTAAAGGATGTAGAAGAAAAAATAATATTTAATGGTAATGGAACGTTGGTATATAAAGACCAATTAAAAGAAGCTTTAGGAGGCAAAGCGGTATTTGCTCCTGCTTCAGTAAATATGGCTAGGGCTTCATCGGTAGCACAAATTGCTATGATGAAGGCAAAAGAAGGAAAGGTGGAGAGTTATTATAGTCTAGTGCCAAATTATCTAAGAAAGTCACAGGCTGA of Caldisalinibacter kiritimatiensis contains these proteins:
- the tsaB gene encoding tRNA (adenosine(37)-N6)-threonylcarbamoyltransferase complex dimerization subunit type 1 TsaB codes for the protein MKILAVDASTIVATCAILDEDKILSEHILNYKLTHSEKIMPMIKEVLNSCGLKPKDIDVYAASKGPGSFTGLRIGIATIKGLAHVADKPVVGVSTLEALAYNMPLADGIVVPIMDARRNRVYTGMYKWVDGRFETVNEEMAIEVTELIDMLKDVEEKIIFNGNGTLVYKDQLKEALGGKAVFAPASVNMARASSVAQIAMMKAKEGKVESYYSLVPNYLRKSQAERQYEERKRKDGEK